A stretch of DNA from Maridesulfovibrio sp.:
TATTTGATATAAAAGTTGAATGTATATATAACTTAAATTAAAGGATATATTTTTTACACCCTGAAAAAAGTGCCAATTTTGTTAAAACTTTACGCTCGCTTTGAACTGAAAGTAAATCGCTATTGAAATTATCTATTACTGTTGTACAAAACATTAAAACAACATTTATCATGTATAATTGATGCACTTTTACTGCAGTACAGACACATACTGCATCACTTTTTACTAAACTACAGAAGGACAACATAAGCACTGCATAAAAATTTTCAGCAACTGAAAAACCTAAGCCACCACCGAAAACTATTCACACTTTTTTTAAAAACCGGGAATTTTAGATAGTTCTAAAATTAAAAATATGAATTTTATTCTTGAAAGCGCCCGGCACGGCATGTCTGTGCACACAGAAAAATCATCCGCGGGAGGGCAAGGGGGGGGAATAGTTTCCAGAGGCAGGCTTCATAAGTGCGTCCGTCCCCGGAGGAAAAGGCAGCGCCGTGATGCGCCCGCTGACCTCAAAGCTGGTGGCGGAATCTCCGGAACGCTTTAATGCCCGTCGCCAGCTGTTTTCCTTGGAGGCAAGGGCAAGGTTGTCACTTCCGATAGGATCAAACTCCAGAGCCACAGCCTTTTCAGGGTCCTGCAGCAGATCAACCACCAGTCTGTAGGAATAGTCCAGCACCGAACGCAGATAATCATGGCGGTATGCCGGTATGACCCGTTTGGAAAAATGCAGCGATCGCGTGACCGTTTTGTACTCAAGCAACCCTATTGTCTGATGAAACACGCTTTTTTTCAGAAAAAAACTCAGCTTCCGTGCATCCATGTGCTTGCGCAGCGACAGGTCCGCTTCATCATGGGCCTTTCTGAACAGCCTTGTTGTCTGCTGCGCCGACCAGTTGGCCTGGTCATCGGCCAGCATTTCAATATACACATGGCTCACCCTGCCGCCCGGAGGGGCCTCGCACATCAGGTTCGGAACATAGTAGTTGTGGGCTATGATATCGGCTGCCAGATGGGAAAGGTATCCAAGGGAGTAGGCTTTGAGAAACTCCGTATCGGCCTCTTCCAGCAACGCGAATCCTGTTTTCCAGTTATGGCTGTGCTTGCGTTTGGCCTTGCTGCCCTTGCCTATGAATATGTCTGCACTGAGACAGCCGTATAAAAATATTGCCGAGTTCGACAGGAGCATTCTGGCGGTCTCTGCGGAAAACAGCCCGGTGTGGGACAGGACCGCGTTTCCTATGGCCATGTGCACTCCCGGCCCCCAGGCCAGACAGGTCGCCGCAGACCCCAGAACCGCCGTAACGGTGAATATCAGGACAAGAAAAATTCTGCTCATCTGTAAAAAATAACTCTCCGGGACAAGCGGTCAAGGTTCTTTTTTGATGCGCTTCGCGCTTATGATTGACTGATTTCGCCGTTGGCAGCCAAAGGGGATAATACCCTTTGGAATCCTTAATTGTTTTAACTAATTAAGATAAAGGTGTCGATTTTTTTGGAAACTGGAGAATTACCTTATCGGGCTAAAGCAGCGGAGCCACAAGGCGGGCTACTCCTTCCACGGTATCACGCACGAATCCTACGTGCTGTGTTCCTTCCCTGCTTTCGTTTATCAGCCCCTTAACCCATTGTTTTACGGCTTCAACGTCAGGATCGGAATAGGAGAACATGACGATCTCGTAGTTCAGGAACAGGCTGCGCATGTCCATATTTGCCGAACCGACAACCGCAAGACGGTTGTCCACAACAACTACCTTGGCATGTACCATGTGCGGAAATTTCAGAATGACGCCGCCGCACTCCTCAAGTTCACGGAGATGTGTTCCGCGGGCCAGATCGGCAAGCAGGTGGTTGGACTTGCCCGGAACCACAACCCGCACATCCACTCCGCGCAGGGCGGCAAGACGCAGGGCCTGGGCCAGCGCTTCATCCGGCACGTAGTAGGGAGTGACAATCCAGAGACGTTTCTCCGCTGTGAAAGCTGCGGTAAGCATGGCGTCATGCACCGGGTCACGAGGTACGTCAGGGCCGGAAGGCACAACCTGCATGACCCCCTCGCCGCTGACAGCTCCTCCCTTGAGGCACGGCGGAATGATATTGACCTTTTCCCCGTAGGCAAAAAGCCAGTCGGACTGGAAAACTTCTATATAGTGACGCACCGCAGGGCCGCGCAGGACAAAAGACAGATCCACCCAACGGTCCTTGCACGGTTTCGGCCCTATGTATTCATTGGCTATGTTGGTTCCGCCGGCCAGCACGACCTTCTGGTCGGCAATGGCTATCTTGCGGTGGTTGCGCAGGTTGGTTTTTCCGTGAAACGGCGCCCGGAAGAGCGGCATGAAATAGGCGACCTTTCCGCCGTTATCGAGCAGTTTTTTCAGGAACCTTCGTGTGGTGAACATGGACCCGATATCGTCCAGCAGCAGCCGCACAGTAACTCCGGAGGCAGCCTTGCGCGCCAGCCGTTCGACGATGTCCCTGCCCACTTCGTCCTTTGAAAGGATAAAGGTGGTTATCAGTATCTGGTGCTCGGCACTCTCGATAAGTTCAACAAGCTCATTGTAGATGTCGATACCGGTAGGGCAGAGCCTGACTTTGTTTCCGCCGGTGGCACCCGGTATTCCGTATTCTCGCAGCAGGGTGTCTATGGGATCGGCCTGTGCTGCCGGAACCGTTTCCTGCACTTCCAGATGGATGTCTTCCTTGGTGTGGGCATCCCTTTTAAGCTTGCGCCCGCCGAAAATAAGGTAGAGCGGGACTCCTATGTACGGAGCGAAAACAATAGCCATAAGCCACGCAAATGCCGCCGAGGACGTGCGCTGTTTTCTAAGGATGGACATGACCAGAACGGCAGCCAGAATAAAGCCGCCCACAACGGAGAGATGACCTATTAACAGATTCCATTCCATATTGCGTACCGAATTTCAGTGGTTGTGTGATCCGTGGAAAATTCAGGGCCGTCCCTGCTGCCGTAACGACCTTAGCAGGAATCGCCGGATATCGTAAGCGGAATAACATGATGAAAATGAAAACAGAATTGCTCCGATAGACGGCATTCAATTTGCAATACGCTCGCGAAGGTAAATTATTCCGCCTTGCCGACATTCCGGCAGAACGGAACTGCTCTGAACCGTATTATAAATTTATTCACCCGCCTTCATTGTTGCATGGTCTATTGTTCTTTATATTGATCTGCGATATATTGTTAAGTGAAATCATATGGTATGTGCCAGTTGACGTAGTTGATTCGCTAAATAGTAACAGGTTGCCAGGCTGAATTTAAGGCTCAAACATCCGGCCTTTCATGCGGGAGTGCGCGTCAGGAGATTTATATGGGTTCCAGCAGTCCCAACATCAAGTCCTTTTACAAGGGACAGGAAATATTCAAGGAAGGGCAGGAGAGTTCCGTTGCCTATATGATCAAGAAAGGCGCGGTCAACATATTCAAAATCCTCAACAACGAAAAGATCGTCCTTGCCAGACTCGGAGAGGGCGAAATATTCGGCGAAATGGGCATCATCTCCAAAGGCAGCCGTTCTGCCAACGCCGAAGCTGCCGAATACTGCGATCTGGTAATCCTGACCGATCAGATCATACTCAAACTTCTGGACCAGTGCCCGCGAACAATTCAGTACATGACCAGACTTCTGGTCAAACGGCTGGCCCGCACCGGGGAAATGATCTCGCCCAAAGGGCACCGCAACAACTTCACCAGTATCTGCCACATCCTCGATATGGCCTACCGCACCCATATGAGCATGGACCGGGAGCAGGCCCGCAAAGAACGCAACCACGACCTTGGGCTTGACTACAGCAAGCTGTGCAAAAAAATCAGGGACATCATTCTGGTAACACAGGCTGATATCGATTCGGTCATAAACAAGCTCAAGGGCCTCAAGATGATTGACGTGATCGACCTGCGCACCGGAAAAGCCTTCCCGGACCGCTTCATACAGATCGCCGATCCAGCAAATTTCATTGAAATATCCACCAATCTTTTCAAGGAACTCCAGCAGACGTCCTTTTCCACAACTTCCGAGCTTCAGATTGTAGACATCTACGAGATTGCCGAAATGCTGGAGAGTGATCCTAAAATCATCTACAAAAAAATCGGGATGGAGGATTTTCCGGAAACCATGTTCATGTTCGACCGCAAGAAGGTCGGTGAATGGGCTTCGGAGAAGGAACCTGATTATTTCAGCAAGGTAAAGAAAAAGAAAAAGGATATTTCGGAACTTGAAGACATAGACGATATCGTCTTTGTGGATAATGCCACTCTCAAGGAAGTCTTTACCCGGCTGGGCTACCACAAGCTTGGATTGCTGATGAGCATAGCCGGAGAAGAGGCCAGAAAGAAGATGCTTTCCAATCTGGCCAAGAAAATAGCACAGGTAGTACAGGACGAAGTGAGCGAGCATGTTGATGAAGCGGATGCTGAAGATGCTGTGAACGAGCTTTTTGATATGGTGAGGGAGATCAAGGGGGGGGATATTAAATGAATATAGCGACCATAATCGGTATTTTTTGCGGTATAGCCATCCTTGTGGTGGCCACCTACACCTCCACGGATTCCGTGGAGGTTTTCATCAACCTGCCGGGTATTGCAATTGTCGGCGGCGGAACCATCGCCTCTACATTCATCTGCTACCCCCTGCGCGAAGTCATGCGTGTGCTCAAGGTTTTCATGATGGCCATGGGTGCGGACGAGCTTCCACTTGAAAACTACATCAACGTAATTGTCGGCCTTTCCAAACAGGTCGCGGCCAAGGGCGAAGAGCACCTCGAAGGAAGCCTGAAAAAGATAGAAAACGATTTTCTGCGCGAAGGTCTGCAGATGCTGGTGGACGGCTATTCCAAGGAAGAAATCAAAGAGATTCTGGACAACCGCATCCAGCAGTATCACGAGCAGGAATACAGCGCGGCCGGAATCTACCGGACCATGTCCACCCTTTCTCCGGCCTTCGGCATCATCGGGACTCTGATCGGCCTCATAGCAATGATGCAGGGCATGGGCGAAGATATAGGCGCCATCGGCCCTGCCATGGCCACGGCGCTTACAACGACCCTTTACGGCGCGCTCTTTGCCAACATGCTTTTCATGCCCATAGCCATCAAGGTCGAAAAACGCATAGACGAGATCACCCTGCTCATGCGGGTTATCCGTGACGGCATACTTTTCATCAAGGAAAAGACTCCTTCGGCCATTGTCATGGACAAGCTCAAGGGCTACCTGCCGCCGCGCAAGTGGGCAACAGTCAAGGCCAAAAAGTAACCGGGGGCCGCCATGTCCGACGATTTCCAGTTAAAGAAACCATCTCAGGAAGGGGGCGAGGGAGGCTGGGCTCTGACCCTTGCCGATATGATGACCCTGCTGCTCTGCTTTTTTGTTCTGCTGCTGGCGATTGCCGATGTGGACCAGAACAAATACAAGAACGTTTCCGAATCTCTGGCCGAAGCCATGGGAGTTGAATCCCCCCGGTCCCGTGACGGCTCGTCCGTGGCCCGCATGTCCATCAGCCAGGATCAGCGCAACATCTTTGAAATGCAACTTGAAATGTCCCGGCTGGTGGGAAGGGAAACCGATGCCCTGAATATAAAGATGAGGCCGGATTCCGTGGCCATCATTCTCAAGGGCAACTTCTTTTTCCGGAGCGGGCACGCGGATCTGACCCCCGGAGCGATAAAGGTTCTGGACCAGATAGTCTCCACGCTGGCCAAATCCCCTTATGATATTGTGGTGGAAGGTCATTCGGATAACATCCCCATCAATTCCAAGCAGTTCCCGTCCAACTGGGAACTTTCCTCGGCCAGGGCAAGCGCGGTGGCCCGCTACCTGCTGGATCACGGATTCAGCAAGCAGCGGATTAAGGTCATGGGCATGGCAGACACCCAGCCCATGTATCCCAACGAGGACGAAAAAGGGAATCCGATCCCGGAAAACCAGAAACGAAACCGCAGAGTTACGCTGCTGGTCTTCCCGCCCAAGGCTGACACTGCCAAGAAATAAAATCCCGATTACCGATCAGATGTATCGGCTGACCTTTTTATGAATGAACAAAAAACGGCCTCTTCCCATAAACAGGAAAAGGCCGTTTTTTACAGGCGTTGTAAGCAGTGATCAGCCTACGATCTCAACCAGTTCGATCTCGAAAATCATTGTCTGGCCTGCCAGAGGATGGTTGCCGTCAAGCACAACCTTCTCATCGTTCACCGATTTAACGGTAACATTGGTGACTCCCTGCTCGGTATTGACCTGCAACATCATGCCCACCTGGGGATTAATTTCCGGCGGAATCTGGTTGCGGTCGACTTCAAAAGTATGCTCATCGTGATAAGGACCATAGCCGTCTTCAGGGCAGATGGAGGTCTTTACCTTTTCTCCTGTCGAAAGGCCCTTGACGGCGTCTTCGAAACCTTTGATCAGCATTCCCTGGCCGAGAACAATTTCAAGAGGCTCTCCTCTTTTGTAGGAGGAATCGAACTCGGTGCCGTCTTCAAGATAACCGGCGTAGTGAACGCGGATTTTGTCGCCGTCTTTGGCTTGGGACATGGAAACTCCTTGTGTGTCGCGGACAACCGGTCCCGGTTGCTTTCCGCATTGGTTAAAACAGAAATTTAATTTTTATCCCACTTATCTGCCGGAACAGCTTCGTCCACGAGCATAATGGGAATATCGTCCTTTATAGGATACACGACTTTGCAGGCATCACATTTCAGCCCGGTTTCGCCTTCCAGAAGTTCAAGCTTCCCTCTGCACTCGGGACAGACCAGGATATCAATCAATTCTTTATTAAGAGCCATCGTTAAGGTACTCCTTGCACATTGTCTTGTCAGTATCCTATAACTATAGAAAAAAAAATCCTCAAGCCCGCATTTCCCACTGCGCAAAATGATGATTATATATAAAGAGCCGTTTCACCTTGGAGAGTTGAATGTCTGCCATAGATCTGCATACCCATTCCACAGCATCGGACGGGACCATGACCCCGGCCGAGCTTGTCCGCGCCGCCAGAGACGCAGGACTTTCAGCCATTGCCGTAACTGACCACGATACCATTGACGGGCTGCCCGAAGCCCTTGAAGCAGGAGTAAAAGCCGGGGTGGAAGTCATACCCGGCTGCGAACTGAGCGTCCAGAGCGAAACCGGTGCACTGCACATTGTGGGCCTCTGGGTTGATTCCTATTCATACACCCTGAAAAAAGCCTTTGACAAAATCCGCGACCGCCGCAAAAGCCGCAACGAAGGTATGGTCGCCAAACTCAGGGACCTCGGCTTTGAAATATCCATGGAAGAACTTCTGGCCCAGGGAGCCGGAACCATAGGTCGGCCGCACATGGCCCGCATCATGGTTGATAAGGGATACGTCAGCAGCTTTGATGAGGCTTTTGTCGACTATCTTGGCAAAAAAGGCCGGGCCTACATGCCCAAGGACAACATCTCTGCCGAACAGGCATTCGAGTTGCTCCATTCAACCGGGGCAACTCCGATTCTTGCCCATCCGTTCCTCCTGAACAACAATGAGGAAAAGCTGGAAAAGGAAATTCACAGGCTCAAAGAACTTGGCCTTGAGGGCATCGAGGTATATTACAGCTCCCACACGGTTGAAATGACCGGATTCATCAAGAAAATGGCCAAAAAATACGACCTGCAGCCCAGCGGAGGATCGGACTTTCACGGCTACGTAAAACCGGACATCCATCTGGGCAAAGGTGCCGGAAACCTCTTCGTCCACCACAGCGTGCTTGACGGCCTTAAGGCATTCAGGCAATCCAAGGGCCTCAAAGTATAACCATGCCCCAAACCTCATTATGATCTTGAACTATTCAGAATTCAGAAAAAATACCGCCGGGCCGAGAGCTCCGCTCAAAATGCCGGAACTGCTCTGCCCGGCCGGAAATATGGAAAAACTGGAGACCGCGGTCGCCTACGGTGCGGACGCCGTCTACCTCGGAGCAGGAAACCTCAACCTGCGCTCGGCAGGAGCGGGCTTCGACTGGGACGAACTCCCGCGAGCCTTTGAAATTGCCCATGCCGCAAGTGCGCAGGTCTACTTCTGCATCAACGCCTACCCCAAAGATAAAGACCTCGCCGCCGTCCGTGCAGACATGGAAAAGCTGGCCCAGTGTCCCCCGGACGGCCTGATAATCGCCGATCCCGGCGTACTCATGCTGGCCTCCGAAATACTCCCGGAAATTCCGGTGCACATTAGCACCCAGGCCAATACCGGGAACAGTCAGGCTGCCGAATTCTGGCGTAAATTCGGCGCAGTACGGGTTAATCTGGCAAGAGAACTCTCTGTCGAAGACGTTGCCGCAATAGCCGCCAGCTGCCCGGATATGGAACTTGAAATGTTCGTGCACGGAGCCATGTGCATGGCCATTTCCGGACGCTGCTTCCTCAGTTCCTGGCTGAATGACCGCTCCGCCAACATGGGCCGCTGCACCCATCCTTGCCGCTTCGAGTACAAGGCCACCGGCATGAGAGTGGAGGAAAAGACCAGACCCGGAAGGGATGTGTGGGAAACCGTCGATCACGACGGCTATACCGAATTTTTCGCCTCCGAAGACCTGTGCCTCATCCACTACATCCGCCTGCTTGCCGGAATGGGCATTGCCTCGCTGAAAATAGAAGGAAGGACCAAAAGCTCCTCATACCTTGCGCAGGTCACGGACGTTTACCGCACTGCC
This window harbors:
- a CDS encoding zinc dependent phospholipase C family protein; its protein translation is MSRIFLVLIFTVTAVLGSAATCLAWGPGVHMAIGNAVLSHTGLFSAETARMLLSNSAIFLYGCLSADIFIGKGSKAKRKHSHNWKTGFALLEEADTEFLKAYSLGYLSHLAADIIAHNYYVPNLMCEAPPGGRVSHVYIEMLADDQANWSAQQTTRLFRKAHDEADLSLRKHMDARKLSFFLKKSVFHQTIGLLEYKTVTRSLHFSKRVIPAYRHDYLRSVLDYSYRLVVDLLQDPEKAVALEFDPIGSDNLALASKENSWRRALKRSGDSATSFEVSGRITALPFPPGTDALMKPASGNYSPPLPSRG
- a CDS encoding cyclic nucleotide-binding domain-containing protein, which produces MGSSSPNIKSFYKGQEIFKEGQESSVAYMIKKGAVNIFKILNNEKIVLARLGEGEIFGEMGIISKGSRSANAEAAEYCDLVILTDQIILKLLDQCPRTIQYMTRLLVKRLARTGEMISPKGHRNNFTSICHILDMAYRTHMSMDREQARKERNHDLGLDYSKLCKKIRDIILVTQADIDSVINKLKGLKMIDVIDLRTGKAFPDRFIQIADPANFIEISTNLFKELQQTSFSTTSELQIVDIYEIAEMLESDPKIIYKKIGMEDFPETMFMFDRKKVGEWASEKEPDYFSKVKKKKKDISELEDIDDIVFVDNATLKEVFTRLGYHKLGLLMSIAGEEARKKMLSNLAKKIAQVVQDEVSEHVDEADAEDAVNELFDMVREIKGGDIK
- a CDS encoding peptidase U32 family protein, with amino-acid sequence MNYSEFRKNTAGPRAPLKMPELLCPAGNMEKLETAVAYGADAVYLGAGNLNLRSAGAGFDWDELPRAFEIAHAASAQVYFCINAYPKDKDLAAVRADMEKLAQCPPDGLIIADPGVLMLASEILPEIPVHISTQANTGNSQAAEFWRKFGAVRVNLARELSVEDVAAIAASCPDMELEMFVHGAMCMAISGRCFLSSWLNDRSANMGRCTHPCRFEYKATGMRVEEKTRPGRDVWETVDHDGYTEFFASEDLCLIHYIRLLAGMGIASLKIEGRTKSSSYLAQVTDVYRTAIDAAGKGLPMPKQAMPELINTATRPLSTAFFKTSGPSTIAQPPEKTERRQVVGRVLENLGEDKWLISVKAKWENTLDAEIIVPGLSRPKLGQGSYAFESTNGEARDTVHSGTECVLRSSHQDLKPGLFIR
- a CDS encoding peptidylprolyl isomerase — protein: MSQAKDGDKIRVHYAGYLEDGTEFDSSYKRGEPLEIVLGQGMLIKGFEDAVKGLSTGEKVKTSICPEDGYGPYHDEHTFEVDRNQIPPEINPQVGMMLQVNTEQGVTNVTVKSVNDEKVVLDGNHPLAGQTMIFEIELVEIVG
- a CDS encoding OmpA family protein; this encodes MSDDFQLKKPSQEGGEGGWALTLADMMTLLLCFFVLLLAIADVDQNKYKNVSESLAEAMGVESPRSRDGSSVARMSISQDQRNIFEMQLEMSRLVGRETDALNIKMRPDSVAIILKGNFFFRSGHADLTPGAIKVLDQIVSTLAKSPYDIVVEGHSDNIPINSKQFPSNWELSSARASAVARYLLDHGFSKQRIKVMGMADTQPMYPNEDEKGNPIPENQKRNRRVTLLVFPPKADTAKK
- a CDS encoding MotA/TolQ/ExbB proton channel family protein — protein: MNIATIIGIFCGIAILVVATYTSTDSVEVFINLPGIAIVGGGTIASTFICYPLREVMRVLKVFMMAMGADELPLENYINVIVGLSKQVAAKGEEHLEGSLKKIENDFLREGLQMLVDGYSKEEIKEILDNRIQQYHEQEYSAAGIYRTMSTLSPAFGIIGTLIGLIAMMQGMGEDIGAIGPAMATALTTTLYGALFANMLFMPIAIKVEKRIDEITLLMRVIRDGILFIKEKTPSAIVMDKLKGYLPPRKWATVKAKK
- a CDS encoding phospholipase D-like domain-containing protein, with the protein product MEWNLLIGHLSVVGGFILAAVLVMSILRKQRTSSAAFAWLMAIVFAPYIGVPLYLIFGGRKLKRDAHTKEDIHLEVQETVPAAQADPIDTLLREYGIPGATGGNKVRLCPTGIDIYNELVELIESAEHQILITTFILSKDEVGRDIVERLARKAASGVTVRLLLDDIGSMFTTRRFLKKLLDNGGKVAYFMPLFRAPFHGKTNLRNHRKIAIADQKVVLAGGTNIANEYIGPKPCKDRWVDLSFVLRGPAVRHYIEVFQSDWLFAYGEKVNIIPPCLKGGAVSGEGVMQVVPSGPDVPRDPVHDAMLTAAFTAEKRLWIVTPYYVPDEALAQALRLAALRGVDVRVVVPGKSNHLLADLARGTHLRELEECGGVILKFPHMVHAKVVVVDNRLAVVGSANMDMRSLFLNYEIVMFSYSDPDVEAVKQWVKGLINESREGTQHVGFVRDTVEGVARLVAPLL
- a CDS encoding PHP domain-containing protein, which encodes MSAIDLHTHSTASDGTMTPAELVRAARDAGLSAIAVTDHDTIDGLPEALEAGVKAGVEVIPGCELSVQSETGALHIVGLWVDSYSYTLKKAFDKIRDRRKSRNEGMVAKLRDLGFEISMEELLAQGAGTIGRPHMARIMVDKGYVSSFDEAFVDYLGKKGRAYMPKDNISAEQAFELLHSTGATPILAHPFLLNNNEEKLEKEIHRLKELGLEGIEVYYSSHTVEMTGFIKKMAKKYDLQPSGGSDFHGYVKPDIHLGKGAGNLFVHHSVLDGLKAFRQSKGLKV
- a CDS encoding zinc finger domain-containing protein; this translates as MALNKELIDILVCPECRGKLELLEGETGLKCDACKVVYPIKDDIPIMLVDEAVPADKWDKN